A genomic region of Metopolophium dirhodum isolate CAU chromosome 1, ASM1992520v1, whole genome shotgun sequence contains the following coding sequences:
- the LOC132936539 gene encoding uncharacterized protein LOC132936539 codes for MDTLDKFIDSLSNDEKENFERHSQFYHSFDKNQMRPKGNQRNGNDDVENNNEEGFMGVLKSLNVDDLIESVDEIQPIKKKMKRSIDSPYKEVRVYEGSSNNNSKSNNFDKKNPKSVQNLSKIVKDKRIVRHINNSSSSDEISEDDENELEKEVTELGRIPQRQQCVNVNDVSTKCNFLIKNLKKCQSTVNADTSHMPQDLDLLNYIENMKQKCNVLYESKRTKSYKTLVKTNFELFNLKKYSKIPVVKGYINLYNALKSFEKQHNYTITFATSKLGDALKVYSANSDVCWDVVHLASNSNKDLLKYKLCYGAIPDRYISEVETIVCRILFCNLNNKEKNSTNNTNQFQNKDYDLLEGELELLIFNYWQMSTCDMLGYKEHLNRKKKKMVFYYMFKNLETNIIHNDFGGNEKQKHMFMSILKLYKSYAAFENPSILTAAGLAYVKNSACKLVTFLGEQYDLWSGFFHTFNMHSMAFEHTIKALLEDRDIIFRYLFTRVLEIDNFNISGASKSLWFHGVTQKTTPELEDTIIKKKDVANCLSFYFCRAENVPRALCIKMDNYYFLYIDLFVSFIINNNLFKNQKKLTTENCNHFFLLNDRNFHEIYLQNLIPSFETKLMVTSMITMLNHHLNARLDGQLTKKLKMDIEVTYMFFKLIHLHLNYALAPAMLREGPALTDVQWASIFISDLDKMEMFYLNAMAWRDKPCILGGAADDLDYNPETEDLDPLQNVCHDDLTCSDVTDDVESYFHSSDSETEGLDEIIDKILIEKKNERLLAECEYLKKSQEEEIFDRKLSKIIQDRIQKVGYFNKLKHKTPKKTATERKNVGHVEVEKQTVNQVRSVMTLKDERAMVAAGVLDVYVLKNNETHVNSSDTLKVFGLLSKNKIKTGRSSKGCVLCPNSKVASYNMLVSENVAVACCLTCIEVVANIIKQKIYSYEQLQEVLVWRIELRFKAPLLFNKNLEILTKMPQMLSHNDMYCCTYNKLLPNYGKILKRIDVFSHHSEHVNLSYLLVPTVNKKRFTDRFYH; via the exons atGGATACCCTTGATAAATTCATCGACAGTTTAAGTAACgatgaaaaagaaaattttgaacgTCATTCTCAGTTTTACCATTCGTTTGATAAAAATCag ATGCGACCTAAAGGTAACCAACGAAACGGGAATGatgatgttgaaaataataacgaaGAAGGCTTTATGGGCGTTTTGAAATCGTTAAATGTGGATGATCTGATTGAATCC gtGGATGAAATCCAACCCATCAAAAAAAAGATGAAACGAAGTATTGACTCACCTTATAAGGAAGTAAGAGTTTACGAAGGTtcgtcaaataataatagtaaaagcaataattttgataaaaaaaatcccaAATCAGTCCAAAACTTGTCAAAAATTGTCAAGGACAAAAGAATTGTGCGTCATATTAATAACAGTAGCAGTAGTGATGAGATATCCGAAGATGATGAAAATGAATTGGAAAAAGAAGTAACGGAATTAGGTAGAATTCCACAACGCCAACAATGTGTGAATGTTAATGATGTATCGACAAAATGCAATTTtctcattaaaaatttaaaaaaatgtcaatcaaCAGTTAATGCAGATACTAGCCACATGCCACAGGATTTAGATTTATTGAACTATATTGAAAAcatgaaacaaaaatgtaacGTTTTATATGAATCGAAACGGACAAAGTCatataaaactttagtcaaaactaattttgaattgtttaatttgaaaaaatattccaaGATACCGGTTGTCAAAGGGTACATCAACTTATACAACGCTTTAAAATCGTTTGAGAAACAACACAATTACACAATAACATTTGCTACATCGAAATTGGGAGATGCACTAAAAGTGTATAGCGCCAATTCAGACGTATGTTGGGACGTCGTTCATTTAGCGTCCAACAGCAATAAAGACCTATTGAAGTACAAATTGTGTTATGGAGCCATACCAGACAGATATATTTCAGAAGTAGAAACTATAGTTTGCCGAATTTTATTCTGTAACTTAAATAACAAGGAAAAAAATTCGaccaataatacaaatcaatttCAGAACAAGGATTACGATTTGCTTGAAGGTGAACTAGAATTgcttattttcaattattggcAAATGTCTACGTGTGATATGTTAGGATACAAAGAGCATTTAAATcgcaaaaagaaaaaaatggtattttattatatgtttaaaaatttggaaacaaatattattcacaaTGATTTCGGtggaaatgaaaaacaaaaacatatgtTTATGAGCATCTTGAAACTGTACAAATCGTATGCGGCGTTTGAAAACCCGTCAATATTGACTGCCGCCGGTTTGGCATATGTAAAAAACTCTGCGTGTAAATTAGTTACGTTTTTGGGAGAGCAGTATGACTTGTGGTCAGGTTTTTTTCATACGTTTAATATGCACAGTATGGCTTTTGAGCATACGATTAAAGCTTTGTTAGAGGACCGAgacattatttttagatatttatttacgaGAGTATTAGAAAttgataatttcaatatttctgGTGCTAGTAAAAGTTTGTGGTTTCACGGGGTTACACAAAAAACAACCCCTGAACTGGaagacacaataataaaaaaaaaagatgtggCTAATTGTCTTAGCTTTTATTTTTGTCGTGCAGAAAATGTGCCAAGAGCTCTATGTATAAAAATGgacaactattattttttatatattgatcttttcgtttcatttattattaataacaatttgtttaaaaatcaaaaaaaattaacaaccgAGAACtgcaatcatttttttctattaaatgaCAGgaattttcatgaaatttatttgcAAAATTTAATTCCATCATTTGAAACCAAACTAATGGTAACCTCGATGATAACCATGCTGAACCATCACTTGAATGCTCGTTTGGACGGACAACTTacgaagaaattaaaaatggacATCGAAGTCacatatatgttttttaaactaatacatCTTCACTTAAATTATGCACTGGCGCCCGCGATGCTGCGCGAAGGCCCTGCTCTCACGGATGTGCAGTGGGCTAGTATCTTTATATCTGACTTAGATAAAATGGAAATGTTTTATCTAAACGCCATGGCATGGAGAGATAAACCATGTATATTGGGTGGTGCGGCAGATGATTTAGATTACAATCCGGAAACCGAAGATTTGGACCCATTACAAAATGTGTGCCATGATGATCTTACGTGCAGTGATGTAACCGACGACGTAGAAAGTTATTTCCATTCTTCTGACAGTGAGACAGAAGGATTGGACGAAATTATTGACaagattttaattgaaaaaaaaaatgaacgtttATTAGCCGAATGCGAATATCTCAAAAAAAGTCAAGAAGAAGAAATATTTGATCGCaagttatctaaaataatacaagACCGCATACAAAAAGTtgggtattttaataaattaaaacataaaacaccaaaaaaaacTGCCACGGAGAGGAAAAATGTTGGCCATGTCGAAGTCGAAAAACAGACTGTGAATCAAGTAAGAAGTGTTATGACATTAAAAGATGAGCGTGCAATGGTGGCTGCTGGTGTGTTGgatgtatatgtattaaaaaataacgaaacaCACGTGAATAGTTCTGACACATTGAAAGTGTTTGGATTactttctaaaaacaaaattaagacTGGTCGTAGTTCTAAAGGTTGTGTACTGTGTCCAAACAGTAAAGTCGCATCATACAATATGTTGGTTTCGGAAAATGTAGCTGTGGCTTGTTGTTTGACATGCATTGAAGTCGTTGCCAATATCATTAAGCAGAAAATATACTCATATGAACAACTACAGGAAGTTTTGGTATGGCGTATAGAACTCCGTTTTAAAGcacctttattatttaataaaaatctggaGATTTTGACTAAAATGCCTCAAATGTTATCGCATAATGATATGTACTGTTGTACATATAACAAACTTCTCCCTAACTACGGAAAAATTCTAAAAAGAATTGATGTTTTCAGTCATCATTCTGAACATGTAAATCTGTCatatttattagtacctactgtaaataaaaaaagatttacagataggttttatcattaa